A single Pseudoxanthomonas sp. DNA region contains:
- a CDS encoding putative bifunctional diguanylate cyclase/phosphodiesterase, with the protein MTGTYNEILVLFSLLVAILASYTALDMAGRVATTQGSAARWWLAGGAFAMGLGVWSMHFVGMLAFDLPIPLGYDITLTACSMLAAVGSSAFALWLVSRPQLPRLRLLLGAVLMGTGIALMHYIGMAALQMQPGIDYHPGWFTLSIAIAVAASGAALWIAFHLRSGGRRKYLLRALAAVVMGLAIVGMHYTGMAAAQFPADSWCGAARDGGVPTQWLAILVVVATVAIMGVALIVSVLDRQMHARTHHLAHSLARANEELLQAALHDPLTRLPNRILLQDRIEQAIEKARRKQEQFAVMFLDLDGFKGINDAYGHQAGDALLLEVATRVRGLLRSQDTLSRLGGDEFVLVVAATDPEDAAMVAQRIIDAIGHTALRVHGADLQVTASVGIALYPSDGTRERDLMAHADAAMYHTKDNGRNGYTFFAPSMNISAHQQLKLLNELRRAVERDELVLHYQPKFSAPDYDMVGAEALVRWRHPELGLLAPGAFIPAAERSGLILAIGEWVLDEACRQMRAWREQGHGITNVAINLSSLQFSSPNLVGMVADALRRHDVPASTLTLEITETTAMRDADASLGILDELTAMGVNISIDDFGTGYSSLLYLKRLPASELKIDRAFVRELESNTEDAAIVSSIIALGKTLNLRVVAEGVETVGQRQALRRLGCDLYQGYLMGEPVEADALFAVRQPA; encoded by the coding sequence ATGACCGGCACGTACAACGAGATCCTCGTTCTCTTCTCCCTGCTGGTCGCCATCCTCGCCTCGTATACCGCGCTCGACATGGCCGGGCGCGTCGCCACCACGCAGGGCTCCGCCGCCCGCTGGTGGCTGGCCGGTGGCGCGTTCGCGATGGGACTGGGCGTGTGGTCGATGCACTTCGTCGGCATGCTGGCCTTCGACCTGCCGATTCCCCTGGGTTACGACATCACCCTCACCGCCTGCTCGATGCTGGCGGCGGTCGGCTCCTCGGCGTTCGCGCTGTGGCTGGTGTCGCGGCCGCAGCTGCCGCGTCTGCGCCTGCTGCTGGGGGCGGTGCTGATGGGCACCGGCATCGCGCTGATGCACTACATCGGCATGGCGGCGCTGCAGATGCAGCCCGGCATCGACTACCACCCCGGGTGGTTCACGCTGTCCATCGCCATCGCGGTGGCCGCCTCCGGTGCGGCGCTGTGGATCGCCTTCCACCTGCGCAGCGGCGGCCGCCGCAAGTACCTGCTGCGTGCGCTCGCCGCCGTGGTGATGGGCCTGGCGATCGTCGGCATGCACTACACCGGCATGGCGGCGGCGCAGTTCCCCGCGGACAGCTGGTGCGGGGCGGCACGCGACGGCGGCGTGCCCACGCAGTGGCTGGCGATCCTGGTGGTGGTGGCCACGGTGGCCATCATGGGCGTCGCGCTGATCGTCTCGGTGCTGGACCGGCAGATGCATGCGCGCACCCATCACCTGGCGCATTCGCTGGCGCGTGCGAACGAAGAACTGCTGCAGGCGGCGCTGCACGACCCCCTCACCCGCCTGCCCAACCGCATCCTGCTGCAGGACCGCATCGAGCAGGCCATCGAGAAGGCCAGGCGGAAGCAGGAGCAGTTCGCGGTGATGTTCCTGGACCTGGACGGCTTCAAGGGCATCAACGACGCCTACGGCCACCAGGCAGGCGATGCGCTGCTGCTGGAAGTCGCCACGCGCGTGCGCGGCCTGCTCCGCAGCCAGGACACACTGTCGCGGCTGGGCGGGGACGAGTTCGTGCTGGTAGTGGCGGCCACCGATCCCGAGGACGCCGCCATGGTGGCCCAGCGCATCATCGACGCCATCGGCCACACCGCCCTCCGCGTCCACGGCGCGGACCTGCAGGTGACCGCCAGCGTGGGCATCGCGCTGTATCCGTCCGACGGTACCCGCGAACGCGACCTGATGGCGCATGCCGATGCGGCCATGTACCACACCAAGGACAACGGCCGGAACGGTTACACGTTCTTCGCCCCGTCGATGAACATCAGCGCCCACCAGCAGCTGAAACTGCTGAACGAGCTGCGGCGCGCCGTGGAGCGCGACGAGCTGGTGCTGCACTACCAGCCCAAGTTCTCCGCGCCCGACTACGACATGGTCGGCGCCGAAGCCCTGGTGCGCTGGCGGCACCCCGAACTGGGTTTGCTGGCGCCCGGCGCCTTCATTCCCGCCGCCGAGCGCAGCGGCCTGATCCTCGCGATCGGCGAATGGGTGCTGGACGAAGCCTGCCGCCAGATGCGGGCATGGCGCGAACAGGGGCACGGCATCACCAACGTCGCCATCAATCTGTCGTCGCTGCAGTTCTCCTCCCCCAATCTCGTGGGGATGGTGGCCGACGCACTGCGCAGGCACGACGTGCCCGCCAGCACGCTGACGCTGGAAATCACCGAGACCACCGCCATGCGCGATGCCGATGCCAGCCTGGGCATCCTCGACGAACTCACCGCGATGGGCGTGAACATCTCGATCGACGACTTCGGTACGGGCTATTCCAGCCTGCTGTACCTGAAGCGGCTGCCGGCCTCGGAACTGAAGATCGACCGTGCCTTCGTGCGCGAGCTGGAATCCAATACCGAGGACGCGGCCATCGTGTCGTCGATCATCGCGCTGGGCAAGACGCTGAACCTGCGGGTGGTCGCCGAGGGCGTGGAAACCGTCGGCCAGCGCCAGGCGCTGCGGCGGCTGGGATGCGACCTCTACCAGGGTTATCTGATGGGTGAGCCGGTCGAAGCCGATGCGCTGTTCGCGGTGCGCCAGCCGGCCTGA
- a CDS encoding DUF6151 family protein has product MTLEVRCRCGKVQGTLEKRRAYARATCYCRDCQAYARHLGLPGVTDAHGGTDIVATNPAGMAFTAGEEHIAGLCLRVGGLLRWYAGCCRTPLANTPRDGRLAYVGVVVACLPDTAAVDAAFGPRGRIVLKAADATDDVAATPVALLFGSLRIAADIAAARLRRQTPSLFFDANGQPHRTAYPLTREERASAYLEPV; this is encoded by the coding sequence ATGACCCTCGAAGTGCGTTGCCGATGCGGGAAGGTGCAGGGCACCCTGGAGAAGCGCCGTGCGTATGCGCGGGCCACCTGCTACTGCCGCGATTGCCAGGCCTATGCGCGCCACCTCGGTCTGCCCGGCGTGACGGATGCCCATGGCGGCACCGACATCGTGGCGACGAATCCGGCCGGCATGGCGTTCACCGCCGGCGAAGAGCATATCGCCGGCCTGTGCCTGCGCGTGGGCGGCCTGCTGCGGTGGTACGCGGGATGCTGCCGCACGCCGCTGGCGAATACGCCGCGCGACGGCAGGCTGGCCTATGTCGGCGTGGTGGTCGCCTGCCTGCCCGACACGGCCGCGGTGGATGCCGCGTTCGGTCCGCGTGGCCGGATCGTCCTCAAGGCCGCCGACGCGACGGACGACGTGGCCGCCACGCCCGTGGCCCTCCTGTTCGGCAGCCTGCGGATCGCCGCCGACATTGCCGCGGCCAGACTGCGGCGGCAGACGCCCTCGCTGTTCTTCGATGCGAACGGGCAACCGCATCGCACCGCTTACCCGTTGACGCGCGAAGAGCGCGCGTCCGCTTACCTCGAGCCCGTGTGA
- a CDS encoding HDOD domain-containing protein gives MAFREIVGGWWKRGRRKAVAADASMTPLAGMAEVAPSSPASPPRDWAAPLLRLAGLDAGSCLSPEDSGPVIAAARDALARFADDPRRLPRRPQLLPELLGALNDDDASGRDLGGIIARDPALAAHLLKLANSTLYRRDTAAVESLDRAVALVGVDGLRHLVAVALMQPVMRVEGGVFGRLPDLVWDHTQRSALIAARLAGPAGREEVLAARLLALLQGLGAIVVVQALRDATAGLAARVPDTAMTAHLLQRWSPRLACAVAREWGLSERLMQALDAQTDDERTAMGPLARALALAAPEASDAMEAPAVAAAA, from the coding sequence GTGGCATTCCGGGAGATCGTGGGTGGATGGTGGAAGCGCGGACGGCGCAAGGCCGTGGCCGCCGACGCGTCGATGACGCCGCTGGCCGGGATGGCAGAGGTCGCGCCTTCGTCGCCGGCATCACCGCCGCGCGACTGGGCGGCACCGCTGCTGCGGCTGGCCGGACTCGATGCCGGGTCCTGCCTTTCGCCGGAAGACAGCGGTCCGGTGATTGCGGCCGCCCGCGATGCGCTGGCGCGCTTCGCCGACGACCCGCGGCGCCTGCCGCGCAGGCCGCAGCTGCTGCCGGAACTGCTGGGTGCCCTGAACGACGATGACGCATCCGGTCGCGACCTCGGCGGCATCATCGCGCGCGATCCGGCGCTGGCCGCCCACCTGCTGAAGCTGGCCAACAGCACGCTGTACCGACGCGATACGGCGGCCGTGGAAAGCCTGGACCGCGCAGTGGCACTCGTCGGCGTGGACGGACTGCGCCATCTGGTGGCGGTGGCCCTGATGCAGCCGGTGATGCGGGTGGAGGGCGGGGTGTTCGGGCGGCTGCCGGACCTGGTCTGGGACCACACGCAGCGCAGCGCGCTGATCGCAGCCAGGCTGGCGGGTCCGGCGGGTCGCGAAGAGGTCCTCGCCGCGCGCCTGCTCGCCCTCCTGCAGGGGCTGGGCGCCATCGTCGTGGTGCAGGCACTGCGCGATGCGACCGCGGGGCTCGCCGCTCGGGTGCCGGACACGGCGATGACGGCGCACCTGCTGCAGCGCTGGTCGCCGCGTCTGGCGTGCGCCGTCGCGCGCGAGTGGGGCCTGTCGGAGCGCCTGATGCAGGCGCTGGACGCGCAGACCGATGATGAGCGTACGGCGATGGGTCCGCTCGCACGCGCGCTGGCGCTGGCCGCACCCGAAGCCAGCGACGCCATGGAGGCGCCGGCGGTCGCGGCCGCCGCCTGA
- a CDS encoding PA2169 family four-helix-bundle protein codes for MNTQKKIQHSLNDLIEIARDGHGFYTEAAGKVKDAELAALFTRIAGVKQDIVARLSATVAATGGKPAEHGTMVGSMQQFYGKVRAALGDTTYGYVAELEESEDRLLKAFNETITDEDTPATARAEAQALLPSVRECHNVMRDRKQVLKRAS; via the coding sequence ATGAACACGCAGAAGAAGATCCAGCACAGCCTCAACGACCTGATCGAAATCGCCCGCGACGGCCACGGCTTCTACACCGAAGCCGCCGGCAAGGTGAAGGACGCCGAGCTCGCCGCGCTGTTCACGCGCATCGCCGGCGTCAAGCAGGACATCGTGGCACGCCTCAGCGCGACCGTCGCCGCCACGGGCGGCAAGCCGGCCGAGCACGGCACCATGGTCGGCAGCATGCAGCAGTTCTACGGCAAGGTGCGTGCAGCGCTGGGCGACACCACCTACGGGTATGTCGCGGAGCTGGAGGAGTCCGAAGATCGCCTGCTGAAGGCCTTCAACGAGACCATCACCGACGAGGACACCCCGGCTACCGCGCGTGCCGAAGCACAGGCCCTGCTGCCCAGCGTGCGCGAGTGCCACAACGTGATGCGCGACCGCAAGCAGGTGCTCAAGCGCGCCAGCTGA
- the ligD gene encoding DNA ligase D, with the protein MSLQEYRRKRRFDRTPEPAAEGRRARGKRPIFVVQLHHASHRHYDFRLQVGDTLKSWAVPKGPSFDPDVKRLAAEVEDHPIDYADFEGDIPKGQYGGGHVATFDRGLWTTDGDVEAQLAKGHLRFRLFGDKLKGGWHLVRTQKPARQPQWLLFKERDDYAGSREADDLLQDVTVPAGGKPPRAARKARKGTSAVPQGTHRWAKRAARLDGARATSQRPGFRTPQLAKLQADVPAGDAWLHEAKWDGYRLIAQIAKGRARLWSRNEIEWTARAPEIVAALEALDLDDAVLDGELVAGAGRQEDFGLLQATLAGEKNATLSYVLFDILQVDGVDLARSPQYQRKALLAEILKSPPDRLVYSSHIVGRGDEALAMALQRGLEGIISKRAEAPYHAGRGDAWRKVKQRASDEFAVVGFTAPKGSRSGLGALLLAAPEGARGWRYAGRVGTGFSQALLETLATQLAPRARSAPTARIDVDDPELRRARWVTPTLVADVFHHGLGNQGLLRQSSLKTIRRDKRAADLREPSSSSARQGSAMPATPRTSQAADALELTHPERVVFPDSGITKQQVFDYNRAMARWLLPEITGRPLSIVRCPQGAGRPCFFQKHHTPGMDRVDAVSLEEEGGARADYLVVNDEAGLLELAQFNAIEFHPWGAQAKTPDRADRIVFDLDPGPDVAWVRVVEAARLVRKRLRALGLTSHVRTSGGKGLHVVVPLKPACPWPQVKDFAHAFAESMAASDPLAYVATATKKFRKGRIFIDYLRNGRGATSVASFSLRAREGAPVAMPLRWEELGRIKGGDAYTIASAPRRMARLGEHPWGDYLRRKQDLAEVAARLAGRQAKRGRSA; encoded by the coding sequence ATGAGCCTGCAGGAATACCGTCGCAAGCGCCGCTTCGACCGCACGCCGGAACCGGCGGCGGAGGGTCGGCGCGCGCGCGGCAAGCGGCCGATCTTCGTGGTCCAGCTGCACCACGCCAGCCATCGTCACTACGACTTCCGCCTGCAGGTCGGCGACACGCTGAAGAGCTGGGCCGTGCCGAAGGGGCCCAGCTTCGACCCGGACGTGAAGCGGCTGGCGGCCGAGGTGGAAGACCATCCGATCGACTACGCCGACTTCGAAGGCGACATCCCGAAAGGACAGTACGGCGGCGGCCACGTCGCCACGTTCGATCGCGGCCTGTGGACGACCGACGGCGACGTGGAAGCGCAGCTCGCCAAGGGCCATCTGCGCTTCCGCCTGTTCGGCGACAAGCTCAAGGGCGGCTGGCATCTGGTCCGCACGCAGAAGCCGGCGCGCCAGCCGCAATGGCTGCTGTTCAAGGAGCGCGACGACTACGCCGGCAGCAGGGAAGCCGACGACCTGCTGCAGGACGTGACCGTGCCGGCGGGCGGCAAGCCGCCCCGCGCTGCACGCAAGGCTCGCAAGGGCACGTCCGCCGTCCCGCAGGGCACGCATCGCTGGGCCAAGCGGGCGGCGCGGCTGGACGGCGCCCGCGCCACCAGCCAGCGCCCGGGCTTCCGTACGCCGCAGCTGGCGAAGCTGCAGGCCGATGTGCCCGCAGGCGATGCCTGGCTGCACGAAGCCAAGTGGGACGGCTACCGCCTGATCGCGCAGATCGCCAAGGGCAGGGCACGGCTGTGGTCGCGCAACGAGATCGAATGGACGGCGCGTGCGCCGGAGATCGTGGCGGCACTCGAGGCGCTGGACCTGGACGACGCCGTGCTCGACGGCGAACTGGTGGCCGGCGCCGGGCGGCAGGAGGACTTCGGCCTGCTGCAGGCGACCCTGGCCGGCGAGAAGAATGCGACCCTGTCGTACGTGCTGTTCGACATCCTGCAGGTCGACGGCGTGGACCTGGCGCGCAGCCCGCAGTACCAGCGCAAGGCGCTGCTCGCGGAGATCCTGAAGTCGCCGCCCGACCGGCTGGTCTACAGCTCGCACATCGTCGGGCGTGGCGACGAGGCGCTGGCGATGGCGCTGCAACGCGGGCTGGAAGGCATCATCAGCAAGCGCGCCGAGGCGCCGTATCACGCGGGTCGTGGCGACGCATGGCGCAAGGTGAAGCAGCGGGCGTCGGATGAGTTCGCGGTGGTCGGTTTCACCGCACCGAAAGGCAGCCGCAGCGGGCTGGGCGCGCTGCTGCTGGCCGCGCCCGAGGGCGCGCGCGGGTGGCGGTACGCGGGACGGGTGGGCACCGGCTTCAGCCAGGCGCTGCTCGAGACACTGGCCACCCAGTTGGCGCCACGCGCGCGCAGCGCACCGACGGCGCGCATCGACGTGGACGACCCCGAACTGCGGCGTGCGCGTTGGGTCACGCCGACGCTGGTCGCGGACGTGTTCCACCACGGGCTCGGCAACCAGGGCCTGCTGCGCCAGTCCTCGTTGAAGACCATCCGGCGCGACAAGCGTGCCGCCGACCTGCGCGAACCCTCGTCTTCCAGTGCCCGCCAAGGATCCGCCATGCCGGCCACGCCCCGCACATCCCAGGCTGCCGACGCGCTGGAACTGACGCATCCCGAGCGCGTCGTGTTTCCCGACAGCGGCATCACCAAGCAGCAGGTGTTCGACTACAACCGCGCCATGGCGCGCTGGCTGCTGCCGGAGATCACGGGGCGACCCCTGTCCATCGTGCGCTGTCCGCAGGGCGCGGGCCGGCCCTGCTTCTTCCAGAAGCACCACACCCCCGGCATGGACCGGGTCGATGCGGTATCGCTGGAGGAAGAAGGCGGCGCGCGCGCGGACTATCTGGTGGTGAACGACGAAGCCGGCCTGCTGGAGCTGGCGCAGTTCAACGCGATCGAGTTCCATCCCTGGGGCGCGCAGGCGAAGACGCCCGATCGTGCCGACCGGATCGTGTTCGACCTCGATCCCGGGCCGGATGTCGCATGGGTACGCGTGGTGGAGGCGGCGCGACTGGTGCGAAAGCGTCTGCGCGCGCTCGGACTGACCTCGCATGTGCGCACGTCCGGCGGCAAGGGCCTGCACGTGGTGGTGCCGTTGAAACCCGCGTGTCCGTGGCCGCAGGTGAAGGACTTCGCGCATGCATTCGCCGAATCGATGGCGGCCTCGGACCCGCTGGCCTATGTCGCCACGGCGACGAAGAAGTTCCGCAAGGGTCGCATCTTCATCGACTACCTGCGCAACGGGCGCGGTGCCACCAGCGTGGCATCGTTCTCGCTGCGCGCACGCGAGGGCGCGCCGGTCGCCATGCCGTTGCGCTGGGAGGAGCTGGGCCGAATCAAGGGCGGCGATGCCTACACCATCGCGTCCGCCCCGCGGCGCATGGCGCGCCTCGGCGAACATCCGTGGGGCGACTACCTGCGCCGGAAACAGGATCTGGCCGAGGTGGCGGCGAGGCTGGCTGGACGGCAGGCAAAACGCGGGAGATCGGCGTGA
- a CDS encoding GIY-YIG nuclease family protein: MAGGRRIVPVDGVGTGASGRAYLYVLPCAYEDHAKLGIASDPLARMQAFSPRWYEFFDLERGWLAEADSVREARGWETRWKRALRDHAAPPPLQVPARAAGHTEWFRGAGARLADAREMLMTQGFVVHAPLRTWLLERLRERCERLQGGEQAAIAHYGAPDAWPAASAWPPLAALRDALDAYAVLGVTLDDVISPALQAWQRRNSLAPR; encoded by the coding sequence ATGGCGGGAGGGCGGCGCATCGTGCCGGTGGACGGCGTCGGCACCGGCGCCAGTGGGCGGGCTTATCTTTACGTGCTGCCGTGCGCCTACGAGGACCACGCCAAGCTCGGCATCGCGAGCGATCCGCTGGCGCGCATGCAGGCGTTCTCGCCACGCTGGTACGAGTTCTTCGACCTGGAGCGCGGCTGGCTGGCCGAGGCCGACAGCGTGCGCGAAGCGCGCGGTTGGGAAACGCGCTGGAAGCGCGCCCTGCGCGACCATGCTGCGCCACCGCCGCTGCAGGTCCCCGCACGGGCGGCAGGGCATACGGAATGGTTCCGCGGTGCCGGAGCGCGGCTGGCGGACGCGCGTGAGATGCTGATGACGCAGGGATTCGTCGTGCATGCGCCACTGCGCACGTGGCTGCTCGAGCGGCTGCGGGAGCGGTGCGAGCGGCTGCAAGGCGGGGAACAGGCGGCCATCGCGCACTACGGCGCGCCCGACGCGTGGCCGGCAGCGAGTGCATGGCCTCCGCTGGCGGCGTTGCGCGATGCGCTGGATGCCTATGCGGTACTGGGCGTGACGCTGGATGACGTCATCTCGCCGGCGTTGCAGGCGTGGCAGCGGCGCAACTCGCTCGCGCCGCGCTGA
- a CDS encoding Ku protein, whose protein sequence is MARPIWTGTLSFGLLNIPVSLMSGERKVDLSFRMLDSRDRKPIRFERVNADTGEEVPWKDIVKAFEYDKGSYVVVEKEDIASAAPETHESVDVEAFVDRDEIGLRFFEKPYILVPGKKAEKGYVLLRETLASTGKVGVARVVIRTREYLCAVLPEGDALVLMMLRYPQELVDPEDYKLPGGKAADYRITAREREMAETLIASMSAPWTPDDYRDEFRTRLEAIIKKRIKARGATTKIVDEDVPEREDAATNVVDFMSLLQKSLDSKKRTPAKKAAAKKAPARKAAKKAAKATKKSPARRARKAASR, encoded by the coding sequence ATGGCTCGCCCCATCTGGACCGGCACGCTCTCGTTCGGCCTCCTCAACATCCCGGTCTCGCTGATGTCCGGCGAACGCAAGGTGGACCTCAGCTTCCGCATGCTGGATTCGCGCGACCGCAAGCCGATCCGCTTCGAGCGCGTCAATGCCGACACCGGCGAGGAAGTGCCGTGGAAGGACATCGTCAAGGCGTTCGAGTACGACAAGGGCAGCTACGTGGTGGTGGAGAAGGAGGACATCGCGTCCGCCGCGCCGGAAACGCATGAGTCGGTGGACGTGGAAGCGTTCGTCGACCGCGACGAGATCGGCCTGCGCTTCTTCGAGAAGCCCTACATCCTGGTCCCCGGCAAGAAGGCCGAGAAGGGCTATGTGCTGCTGCGCGAGACGCTCGCGAGCACCGGCAAGGTGGGCGTGGCGCGGGTGGTGATCCGCACGCGCGAATACCTGTGCGCGGTGCTGCCCGAGGGCGATGCGCTGGTGCTGATGATGCTGCGCTATCCGCAGGAACTCGTGGACCCGGAGGACTACAAGCTGCCGGGCGGCAAGGCCGCCGATTACCGCATCACCGCCAGGGAGCGCGAGATGGCCGAGACGTTGATCGCCTCGATGTCGGCGCCGTGGACGCCGGACGACTACCGGGACGAGTTCCGTACCCGCCTGGAAGCGATCATCAAGAAGCGGATCAAGGCGCGCGGCGCGACCACGAAGATCGTCGACGAGGACGTGCCCGAACGCGAGGATGCCGCGACCAACGTGGTCGACTTCATGTCGCTGTTGCAGAAGAGCCTGGACAGCAAGAAGCGCACGCCGGCCAAGAAGGCGGCGGCGAAGAAGGCGCCCGCCAGGAAGGCAGCGAAGAAGGCCGCCAAGGCCACGAAGAAGTCGCCGGCCAGGCGCGCACGCAAGGCGGCCTCGCGCTGA
- a CDS encoding DksA/TraR family C4-type zinc finger protein: MATGWAGDGAVQDQIDATVKDGIERARRALPKGPSLTRCEECDRPIPVARQQAVPGVRLCVACQEAADQEEQGGGLYNRRGSKDSQLR, translated from the coding sequence ATGGCAACCGGATGGGCCGGCGATGGTGCCGTGCAGGACCAGATCGATGCGACCGTCAAGGACGGCATCGAGCGCGCACGCCGCGCCCTGCCCAAGGGTCCCAGCCTGACGCGGTGCGAGGAGTGCGACAGGCCGATTCCGGTGGCGCGGCAGCAGGCCGTGCCCGGCGTGCGCCTGTGCGTCGCCTGCCAGGAAGCCGCCGACCAGGAAGAACAGGGCGGGGGGCTGTACAACCGCCGCGGCAGCAAGGACAGCCAGCTGCGCTGA
- a CDS encoding M14 family metallocarboxypeptidase: MHTPERFHPIGTPGQPWDAAEKAQWRAQQRVQRRYVDDVQAPVDALRERFDVQQYGTLDYGPGETYPLFAVRSRDWNDALPTMLVTGGVHGYETSGVHGALQFLEQRAGDYAGKANLLVVPCVSPWGYERIHRWNADALDPNRSFRADSPAQESAALIALVAPLKDRVLMHIDLHETTDSDESEFRPALAARDGKPYEPGEIPDGFYLVDDSERRQPDFQRAVIAAVAAVTHIAPADANGEIIGSPVVAEGVIEYPVRSLGLCTGITGARYTTITEVYPDSPKATPQQCNDAQVAAVVAAIDYALANG, from the coding sequence ATGCATACGCCAGAACGCTTCCATCCCATCGGTACGCCCGGCCAGCCCTGGGACGCGGCGGAAAAGGCGCAGTGGCGTGCGCAGCAGCGGGTGCAGCGCCGCTACGTGGACGATGTGCAGGCCCCGGTCGACGCCTTGCGCGAACGCTTCGACGTGCAGCAGTACGGCACGCTCGACTACGGCCCCGGCGAAACCTATCCGCTGTTCGCCGTGCGCAGCCGCGACTGGAACGACGCGTTGCCGACGATGCTGGTGACCGGCGGCGTGCATGGCTACGAGACCAGCGGCGTGCACGGCGCCCTGCAGTTCCTCGAGCAGCGTGCCGGCGACTACGCAGGGAAGGCCAACCTGCTGGTGGTGCCGTGCGTCAGCCCGTGGGGCTACGAGCGCATCCACCGCTGGAATGCCGATGCGCTGGATCCGAACCGTTCCTTCCGTGCGGACAGCCCCGCGCAGGAATCGGCGGCGCTGATCGCCCTGGTCGCGCCGTTGAAGGATCGCGTGCTGATGCACATCGACCTGCACGAGACCACCGACAGCGACGAGAGCGAGTTCCGCCCCGCGCTGGCCGCGCGCGACGGCAAGCCGTACGAGCCCGGCGAGATCCCGGACGGGTTCTACCTGGTGGACGACAGCGAGCGCCGGCAGCCCGACTTCCAGCGTGCGGTGATCGCGGCCGTCGCCGCCGTCACGCATATCGCGCCGGCCGATGCGAACGGCGAGATCATCGGGTCGCCGGTGGTCGCCGAGGGCGTGATCGAATACCCGGTGAGGTCGCTGGGCCTGTGCACCGGTATCACCGGGGCGCGCTACACCACCATTACCGAGGTGTATCCGGACAGCCCCAAGGCCACGCCGCAGCAGTGCAACGATGCGCAGGTGGCGGCCGTGGTGGCGGCGATCGACTACGCGCTGGCGAACGGTTGA
- a CDS encoding SAM-dependent methyltransferase yields MPRYTGPLLTRDTAAALLAARDRGDPHWTGSLDLGRSRGEAMLQADAWHWQGFAYPYPGTLKNRTLYWWDGEDFEPVSRYAGSLIKLVPTGWGVPTFEIDGIKMLPTSKESPLDDARRKVALVEPRGRTVLDTCGGLGYFAACCLDAGAVRIVSFEKNADVLWLRTLNPWSPDPESANAGGRLQLTHADVSQAIAQLPDASMDAVLHDPPRFGIAGELYSQAFYDQLARVLRRGGSLFHYTGSPNKLTSGRDVPGEVARRLEKAGFRAQRALDGVTGLRR; encoded by the coding sequence ATGCCCCGTTACACCGGCCCCCTGCTCACCCGCGACACCGCCGCTGCCCTGCTCGCTGCCCGCGACCGCGGCGACCCGCACTGGACGGGTTCGCTCGATCTCGGCCGTTCGCGCGGTGAGGCGATGCTGCAGGCCGATGCCTGGCACTGGCAGGGCTTCGCCTATCCGTATCCGGGCACGCTCAAGAACCGCACGCTGTACTGGTGGGACGGCGAGGACTTCGAGCCCGTCTCGCGCTACGCCGGCTCGCTGATCAAGCTGGTGCCGACCGGATGGGGCGTGCCCACGTTCGAGATCGACGGCATCAAGATGCTGCCCACCTCGAAGGAATCGCCGCTCGACGATGCCCGCCGCAAGGTCGCGCTGGTCGAACCGCGCGGCAGGACCGTGCTGGATACCTGCGGCGGGCTGGGTTACTTCGCCGCCTGCTGCCTCGACGCCGGCGCGGTGCGCATCGTCTCGTTCGAGAAGAACGCGGACGTGCTGTGGCTGCGCACGCTGAACCCGTGGTCGCCTGATCCGGAGAGCGCCAACGCCGGCGGCCGCCTGCAACTCACCCATGCCGACGTGTCGCAGGCCATCGCGCAGCTGCCCGATGCCTCCATGGATGCCGTCCTGCACGATCCGCCGCGCTTCGGCATCGCCGGCGAGCTGTATTCGCAGGCGTTCTACGACCAGCTCGCCCGCGTGCTGCGCCGCGGTGGCAGCCTGTTCCACTACACCGGCAGCCCCAACAAGCTGACCAGCGGCCGCGACGTGCCCGGCGAAGTAGCCAGACGGCTGGAGAAGGCCGGATTCAGGGCGCAGCGGGCACTGGATGGCGTGACCGGCCTGCGCCGCTGA